Proteins encoded in a region of the Neodiprion lecontei isolate iyNeoLeco1 chromosome 5, iyNeoLeco1.1, whole genome shotgun sequence genome:
- the LOC107220721 gene encoding protein HEXIM1 → MSARAVTNRQILHNITNMDDSQPLSTTADKSLGDGDGGVGAAADGGIRDVNGVVKSAPRLDPTPLNELAGGRGSPSRGENVNKKPRKTGGKFESGSGSGEQDAIDNAAAKKRKTRRGKPKHRKLKPYLKQQLSYGQRVRLRGIGSRVAKTGRQPTAPYNTTQFLMEDHSDLPDLEQKLAAGAGGEAVTVFQKPSAPPRTRDSSFSIDSDEDYFYSSPEDEEEFLTKEFSTAYEDLHAERLGGLTKTELIQEYIQLESKVELLTKRLRGKNFCQMEELEVSDTNGKYPQGAELEIARKLKHCQQRIDDLIQQNEQLRRENDALKGQRRGSVASTIDSESDSDSDTSTNSSSCSCAGDSPVPSANSVGNSQTAAAAVIGRKEQRRQTNGYGSSTVPADSSSCVCLTDSDSELSSSNGPENDGSRLTEATPGDRSATPPLSGNIISNGNATSQEVNGLPT, encoded by the coding sequence ATGAGTGCGCGTGCCGTTACGAACAGACAGATACTGCACAACATAACTAACATGGACGACAGTCAGCCGTTATCAACAACCGCGGACAAATCGCTGGGTGACGGTGACGGTGGTGTCGGCGCAGCGGCCGACGGTGGCATACGTGACGTAAATGGCGTTGTTAAATCGGCCCCTCGGCTCGACCCGACTCCGCTCAACGAACTGGCCGGTGGCCGGGGCTCGCCATCTCGCGGCGAGAACGTCAACAAGAAGCCGCGGAAGACGGGGGGGAAATTTGAAAGCGGAAGCGGCAGCGGTGAGCAGGACGCGATCGATAACGCGGCGGCGAAGAAGCGAAAAACTCGACGGGGCAAACCGAAGCACAGGAAGCTGAAGCCGTACTTGAAGCAACAGCTATCCTACGGTCAGAGGGTCAGGCTACGCGGTATCGGCTCGCGGGTCGCGAAGACCGGTCGGCAGCCGACCGCCCCGTACAACACGACCCAGTTCCTCATGGAGGACCACAGCGACCTTCCAGACCTCGAGCAGAAGCTGGCGGCTGGTGCCGGCGGCGAGGCGGTCACCGTATTTCAGAAACCCTCCGCGCCGCCGCGGACGCGGGATTCGAGTTTCAGCATAGATTCGGACGAGGATTACTTCTACTCGTCGCccgaggacgaggaggaatTCCTCACAAAGGAGTTCTCGACCGCGTACGAGGACCTGCACGCCGAGCGACTCGGCGGTCTGACGAAGACCGAGCTCATACAGGAATACATTCAGCTCGAGAGCAAGGTTGAACTTCTCACGAAACGGTTGCGGGGCAAGAATTTCTGCCAGATGGAAGAGCTCGAGGTATCGGATACTAACGGCAAGTACCCCCAGGGTGCCGAGCTTGAGATCGCAAGAAAGCTCAAGCACTGCCAGCAACGGATCGACGATCTTATCCAGCAGAACGAGCAGCTCAGGCGGGAGAACGACGCCCTAAAGGGACAGCGGCGTGGCAGTGTCGCTTCCACGATTGACAGCGAGAGCGACAGCGACAGCGATACCAGCACCAATTCGAGCTCGTGCAGCTGCGCCGGCGACAGTCCGGTACCGTCGGCAAACTCGGTCGGCAACTCGCAGACGGCCGCGGCGGCTGTGATCGGCAGGAAGGAACAGCGGAGGCAAACGAACGGCTACGGCTCGTCGACGGTGCCTGCTGATTCCTCCTCGTGCGTGTGTTTGACCGATAGCGACAGCGAGCTCAGCAGCAGTAACGGACCCGAGAACGACGGCTCAAGACTTACGGAAGCTACTCCCGGCGACCGCTCTGCTACTCCCCCGTTATCCGGAAATATCATATCTAACGGCAATGCCACGTCTCAGGAAGTAAATGGTCTGCCCACATAG
- the LOC107220724 gene encoding uncharacterized protein LOC107220724 isoform X2, with amino-acid sequence MGKKAEIGETCAKRPIRRSKSAGSGLLRLILISLAGSARSLQQRTNANTVLPAAKGTTEGPLKISIGKTASSGSSNRVPEYVCPGNELLGLARIFSVPCETDSECVFLGADQRCCKFRCRKGVLAPPREPEHRGSDSVKRKLDREGKPARLKSGTWVGWQTVETCHAELEFRAGIRAMGFEPVRIATTSLRRRCATKVRRLHQPRFFCTYTRRNEIHVISIRYPVFEVRIKPNCVSL; translated from the exons ATGGGAAAAAAGGCAGAGATCGGTGAAACCTGCGCTAAACGACCGATCCGTCGCTCAAAATCCGCCGGCTCGGGCCTGCTCCGATTAATCCTAATATCGTTAGCCGGCTCCGCGCGTTCCCTGCAGCAGCGTACAAACGCAAACACAG TCCTCCCGGCGGCGAAAGGGACGACGGAAGGGCCGCTGAAGATCTcgatcggtaaaacagcatcCTCCGGATCGTCGAACAGGGTTCCGGAGTACGTTTGTCCCGGTAACGAGCTTCTCGGTTTGGCGAGAATATTCAGCGTGCCTTGCGAAACCGACTCGGAATGCGTCTTTCTCGGTGCGGATCAACGCTGCTGCAAATTTCGGTGCAGAAAAGGAGTTCTAGCGCCGCCGAGGGAGCCCGAACACCGAGGTAG CGACAGTGTAAAACGTAAACTAGACCGCGAGGGGAAACCAGCGCGTTTAAAGTCCGGTACTTGGGTTGGTTGGCAAACGGTGGAAACGTGTCACGCGGAGTTGGAGTTCCGTGCAGGGATCCGAGCGATGGGCTTTGAACCTGTTCGGATTGCCACGACTTCGTTGCGGCGACGTTGCGCAACGAAAGTGCGGAGACTCCATCAGCCGCGCTTTTTCTGTACTTATACCCGTCgtaatgaaattcatgtaataaGTATTCGTTATCCCGTATTTGAGGTTAGAATAAAACCCAATTGCGTTTCTCTGTAG